In Dermochelys coriacea isolate rDerCor1 chromosome 4, rDerCor1.pri.v4, whole genome shotgun sequence, the sequence aCTGTTGTCAAATATGTCCACCGCACATCATCTTGTGCTAGCAGTAGGGCTAGACAGTATGAAAAGTCCTAGTGTATATGGAGGGCTCTCTTTAACCATTCAGTTAGGGTCAGATATTTTTGTTGATATTGTTTATAATACACTGGGAGAATCTCAGCCACTCTTCCTACTTCAGATGTGAAACCAAATGCTTACAGAAATGTATTGCAACTGTTTTGGGGGAAAGAACATGGCTGACCTGGAGGGAAGTAAAAAGAGTGTGGAAAGGAAATGGGTAAGTAGGGAAAAtgatgagaaagaaaaggaaataatagGAATGGGAAAGAAGGATCAGAAAAGtgttaatttaaaaggaaaaaaattaccttttggCAGCCAGTTTTGTTTGTTGCATTTTCTCCTTCTATTATTTACATTTGTATATTAAATTAAACAATTCAGTAGTAATAATGATCTCATGGCTGCTTCTTGTTAACTTGGTGTAAAGTGCTTCCTGGTGTAAATAAACCCTTTGGACTTTACCCTTTGTATTTATCAGACCAGAATATGGGCTACAGGAAGCACCCTCCAGCTATCATGGAACCACTTAAACTGTAccatatgcaaaaatattttaaaaaacagtagtgGGAGCCAGCCTAGTGTCAGAGCTTTCTGCTGCTAGTCAGGCAAGCCACATTCAATTCTGGATCTCTTTCCCTTTTTGGACTTACTCATTCCAATGGGCCTGGGAAGTGGTGAGCATAATAAAACCGCTAGCTAATTTTAGTGTATACTGATAGGCTCCAAAGAATCCCAATCACGGTTTTTGCTGCTGAGATGCAGAAATGGAGGGTTGTATGGTGGATGTGATAAAGGGATATCTTTAGACTACATCAGAGATGCAAAGGAGTTAACTTCCCCCAAGTaggatggggaagagagaaggcTGATATATTTAACTTGGAAAATTGCTTACTGCCCAGGCATGGTAATTATATTTTTGTATGATATTTTGCTCACTTTCTATGTCTATAGGAGTTAGTCATCCAGTGCATCAACAGAGCATCAGCTAAACCAGTGCTTAAAGAGTCTTTTACACAACACTTTATAGTCATTCTGGTCTGTTGGGTGaatcatacatttttttaaatgcatttgcaATACCTTATACGTAACAACCATAACAGCATCAAAAGATCCATTTCAGTCTCTTTTAATAACTCTTTCATAAAGCTCCCAGAAGAgagcttttttcctttcttttcttcctattttttaaatgagtattGAATAAACAAGTAAAATTTAAGATTGAGGTCTACATTAGTCCCATCCAAGGGAGTCCTTCGTAGGGAATGGTGAGGTGTCCTGCCTCAAGACACTGTCTCCATGACGAACTGTATCTCTACAATGAAAAGGGGAGCATGAAATGGGACTTCTGCACCACCACCCTCTAACTTCAGCAGGAGTAACACTAAATTGTGCAGTGCATCTTGTACACAGACACAAAGAAAAGCTGAGAGAGTCTGGCTTTCTGGTTCACTGCCACCGGCAACAAAGCTAAGGGTAGAGGATGGAGGGACAGCATTAGCAAAGCAGGCACTTAGATAGTATGAACCAGACATAAACAGATAATACATATCAGGCTGTGTGCGCACTGTATTCATTCTTGGCATTTCTGCCCTATGCTAAGAGCCTGTTCAAGCTGAAGGTATAGTTTTCAAGTTCTTTAATTGTAGATGCTTGAGGTCCAGAGAGTGGGGGTTGCATATTATTATTTTGTGTTGGTCCAGGGAAATAACACAAGGCTCTGAGCTCTCAGTGTGTGTGCTAAGCTCTTGTTGTCCACCTGCCAGTAcacagttgcttttttttttttaagacattccCATTTGTTGCTACTGCTGGTGTGCCCTGCCCATTCAGGGTTGTGTGTCTGTCTGCTACTGCTTCCAGGATGATCTTCTGTAGCGAGGTTACTCCCActggaaagggagagagggaaatctGAGTTCCCTTGCCTTACCTTGATGATGATTTCATGAAATGTATGTGACCCATAATTCGCggtgggggaaggaagattggaatcttaatggcttgtcttcactaccgcaGTACGTCAGCACAGATGCATCAATGCAGCTGTGATGATGTAGCACCTCTGGTGAAGACGCACTATGctgatgagagagctctctcctgttggcataaatACGCCACTTCAACAAGCTGTCTGCagaagagcatctcccactgacagagTGGTGTAGACACCGCTTTTAAGTCGATCTAACTTGCGTTAGTgaggggggtggctttttcacaatCCTGAGTgtcttaagcggtagtgtagacaagctctgagtactcctctcctcccacttctTCTTTGCTGCTGCTCTCACTCTTGTGTCCATATTGTTCCTATTCAACTTCTTAACAGCTCCATTATAAACCTTTCCTGTCAAATATTCCTAGTAATTGACTCAGTAAAAACACCTCTATACACAAATATCATCCAAAGCCAGATAAGAGAGTGGttactattgtgacaaagctctgtccttgtcttcatgggtcccgcgtttcctggcggattttgctagcctcagaggctcactgtgaccctccacgtaacccttctctctctagagacaaggatcatagtctactgagccattttcatcataagccagcaagggaggtgaggagaagttatccttccttgcacagtctccgttgtctcccagtctcagtgattaatcagggggagggaggaatggggggagcCAAGGCCCGCCCTCTTCTCcgagttccagctcagggaccctaatagtatcagctatggtagctgaccttttagaaacatgacacgtacaattccctgggctacttccccacaacAGCCCccgcttcctcaagctccacttcacccttacctcagggcctccttccttgtgcctgatatgctgtgtactactcagcctctccaacagcacaacttcctcccacagctcctgacatccacccccacctgactaactgggaggcttttaactagtttcagccagtccctgattggcttcaagtgtctcaatcaacctagccttctccctgccttctggaaagttcttaattggccccaggtgtcttaattgacctggagcagctgccatttaacttatcctggtaccaggggtttgtttagcctggagctaatatatgtgtctcccactacttttttatagccatttggccttgccctgtcacactatACATACTGCAATACACTACCCACTAATGGGGTGAGTTAGGGATAATGAGTTTTCTCTAGTTAGCATGAGTTCTCTCTTGTTGACTTATGTCAAAACTTCAGGAGGGCTGAGGGCTGTGTGTGGAAACGCATACAACTATAATTGCTAAAATAGTGAAACACGGGCATACATTAGAATCCGCTCTAATAAAATTTGGACAGCAATAGCTTAGCTTTCTCATTGAAATGTTCTTCACGtatgaaagagagaaaaacactTTAATTTCTACTCCTCTTTTCTGTAAAATGCATTCTAGAAGCGCGTATTAAGAACATGATATAAGAGAGTTTTTGACTGTAAAGAAAAAGGGGATAATGACTGACTTcacaaagaaattttaaaattgccTTTTGCTAAAGTTGACTGAAAAGGCCACAAGAAAAATGTTTGGTATGGTGCAGGTGGAACTaggttttttgttgctttttgtttttaagccttCAAATCTTGAAAAAGTAGCACGACATCtcttttcatattaattttttttttaaataaccttgaGTAGTTGAATGCCAGAAGGTTCTGTTCTGCTCTGGACTCCCGATTATGGAGTGGTGACTGCTCCACATGTCCTTTTAACACAGACAAAACTAATGAGGAATAAAGAAATGTTGGCACTTATTTCTTAGCATCCCTCCTTATTTTCCACAGTCCAAGTTCTGTCTCCAGACAGGCACCCACGTCTTTGGTCAGCATGGTGGCTGCTGTCTGAGGAAGTAAAGGAGAGGGAGATACTGCCCAGACTGCAGCATAGTCATAATGCTCTCCGCAGCAAGAGCTATCTGTGTCTCTGATGCATGAACCCTTCTCCCAATTGAGAAAGCAGCGTCTGGGTTCACCTTCCCAACATGGAGAGTGGGGGAGATTTTTGGCCTTTGGAAGGTTAAAGCCTACTACCAGCAAGCAGTCTCGCATATAATGAAGGCTTGGAACCTACTTGCATTAACACTTCCTTAGCCAGCCTACTAAAAAGGCCTTTTAGAAGATGCCGACAGAGGAAGTAGAGAAGAATCCATGCCACGTGAGCCACAGCAAGGCAGATACAGGCAGATTTCCTCTCGAGTCATACATGAGATCTCCCCAGTATGGCTCCAACATTAAGCAGGTTGCTCTTCTGTGAGGTTATGGGCATATAAGGAGATGGGTCAGGGTCCCACTGAATTCATCAAAGAAGAAGGGGAATGGAGTTCAACTgggcctttccccttcccccacctcataTTTCCCAGGTAAATTCCAGTTAGGAACTTAATCCAACTGGTCTTTTCTGCAGTGGGTTAGCAGAAGCCAAAGTTTCaacaccctttaaaaaaacaaaataaaataaagcttttcaAGGTTAGAAATGAGGAGGGTTCTGTTCTCCCCATGTATGAGACCAGGGATGAGATTATTTGGAGTCCTGGGAACAAATGGATGGAAAACCGTGTCTTCCCTAAGGTGTGCATGCAACAAGAACTTCAGGACTGTCCTAAACCTTGGTGTTTGTTGTCCTGTAATCTGTTCAGCAGTGGAAAAAAGACTCCCTTTTGTAACTCTCCCTGAAGAGTAAGCTGGTGAAACCAGAACTTTTACTGCAGGATCTGATCCCATCCTGTTAGCACTAAATGAGTTGATTAACTTGCACCAATGAACTGTTCTTGAGCAGTCTCCAATTCATTAAGCAAAAGCAGACTGATTCCCACATCACACAGGTTTCCTTCAGTATTAAGCATGaacattttttctcttcttttttggtggttgtaTAAACATCTGTTTCAACTATTGTATTTCTTGTGTGGGGTGTGTTTTAGAGTTTGCTGCATCCATTTTGTCTTGAAAGAAAGCAGTAGTGAATAATAGGGGCTGGTTCAATGCCATTTATTTCATTTACAGATGCTTCCGATTTACGCAATTGTTCCATTCTGGAAAGCCTCGCATAACTCTAATTTTGCATAATTCGGAAACGTATAACCGAatgttatgcaaaaaaaaaaaaactaactaaaaAACTCCTGGTTCTAGCTTACGGAACTTTTTCTGTAAGTGCAAATTTGCGTTAAATTGGGTCTTGCATAACCTTGTGAGtgtctgtatttatttttgatcCTCCTCCTAAACTCTAGCCTTATAGATTAATTTAGTCATTTAGGAATCAGAAATACTTTCCTTCATTTTAGCACATGAAGCTCCAAAATGTGGACATTTTTGTTATCCCTTCCCCTCACAGTTATGTGGTAACACCAAGAGCCAGTGTTTGAAGTCAGTTTGTAATTGCCACAACAGCATGCTAGCTCTTGGACAGCATATCGTCCACTGTGCTGGTCCCATGTTGTCCTCCTGCTGTACTCAAACACAAGTAGCAAAGAGTAACTGCAAACTCTGACCTCTGAAACGTGTGTGTGGAGTTGGTAACATACAGTAGGAGACACAGAAGAGAGCAGCCCAGCCATTTGCTTCTACTACACATCAGTCAGGGCCTTATTTGGTGTAATACTTTGAAGTattaaggacttgatcctgtaccactgaagtcaatggaaatttttacgTTGACTTCAATAGGTACAGAATCAGGCCTGAAGGCCCAGTCCACAAAATGACGTATGTGGATTTTATGTAGTCAATAATAAGGTATTCCCTCTGCTTGTATTTGATATCTGCACTCAAGCATGTGGTCCATCAGACCCCACTTAAAGGCCAGGCAACTCTTGTGGGGAAGTTTTTAGAAGACAAATAAATAACATCATCCAGCATAGTCAACACATTTGTTTTGAATAAAATAGATCTATATAATTCAAATAGTCTTTTTCTTGGAGAGGCTGAAGAGCTTAGAGCCTGATGGGGGCAGTTGTTTATGTGGGAATGGTTTGGTGGGAAAGTCCTGCCTGTTGGATTGTGTTGGAGGTATGGTTCTCCTGTGTGCTTTGTTTCTATTGCATTTTTATCTGAAAAAAATGTTATGGGCCCCTATTTATACATTGCTGTAAATCACAATTAATACATACGTACTGATGAATTGGGATGTAAATATTTGActagaataataaaaatgaaatctttcCCCTTGATTCTCTTTTCTTTGTATTCTTTCCATTTTGTAGTTTAGTCACCTACACAATGGAAGtaactaaagttttttttttttactctattaatgtcctttttttatttagttaataaTTCATGTGACTGAAGTGTAGGAGATAAATGGAAATACAGACTAGAGAATGCCTATCAATGTGCTCAGTTTGAATTGTTTGCTCAGCATGCTATAACTTTTGTGTTGGCAACACTCTGTTTGGGATGGTGGGAGGGGAGCCGAAGAACTTTTCATGATTATACAGTAGCTCATATGTATTTACTGTTGTTTTAGGCGTTCCAACTCCCAGTCCTGAAATTCTTCGGCATACCTTGAACATGCTTGTACGAGAGAGGAAAATATATCCAACTCCAGATGGCTATTTCATCGTGACCCCACAGACTTATTTTATAACCCCATCCCTCATAAGAACTAATAGTAAATGGTACCATTTGGATGAGAGGATACCTGACAGGTCTCAGTGTACCTCTCCACAGCAAGGAACTATAACTCCTTCCACCTCAGGCTGCGTCAGGGACCGAACTTTACCCAAAAACCACTGCGACTCTTGCCATTGTTGCAGAGAAGACATGCATAGCATGCATGCATCCACCCTACAGAGGAAATCCACAAAAGACTGTAAAGACTCATATTGCCCTCCTTCTCTATGTCAGGTACCACCCACTGAAAAAAGTAAAAGTACTGTAAATTTTTCTTATAAAGCAGAGACTCTCTCAAAGCCTAAAGATGTAGAAAAGCAGTCTAAAAAATTTGGACTAAAATTGTTTCGGCTAAGCTTTAAAAAGGACAAGGCAAAACAGCTGGCCAATTTCTCTGGCCAGTTTCCTCCTGAGGAATGGCCCTTGAGAGATGAAGACACCCCTACCACTATACCTAGGGAGGTAGAAATGGAGATTATTAGGCGCATTAACCCAGACTTGACTGTGGAAAATGTAATGAGGCATACTGCACTAATGAAGaaacttgaagaagaaaaagctCAAAGAAGCAAAGCTGGATCTTCAGCTCACCATAGTGGGCGAAGCAAAAAGGGTAGGAATCACAGAAAGCCTCATGGAAAATCTCGGTCACACAGCAAGACCCGGGTGTCCAAAGGAGACCCTTCAGATGGTTCCCATTTGGATATACCAGGTGAAAGAGAGTATGAGTTCTATGATCCCCTTACTAGGTCCCCACGGGAAGGCTGTTTCATAATAGAACACAAAGGAGATAATTTTATCATGCACAGCAATCCTAGCGTGATTGAATCTCACTTTCCCATGACACCAGAATGGGATGTATCTGGTGAACTGGCCAAAAGAAGAACTGAGATGCCTTTTCCTGAACCTTCAAGGGGAAGCTCCCACTCCAAGGTCCATCGAAGCCACAGCCATACACAAGATAGAAGGTCAAGGAACGAGAGGTCTAACAAAGCCAAGGAAAGGTCTAGGTCGATGGACAACTCTAAAGGACCTCTGGGTTCTGCTACTTTAGGTACACCTGAAGACGTAGCTGAAGGGTGTAGCCCCGATGACCCAACAACTAGCCAAGCATATATGGATGACAGTACCTTAAGGCCTTCACAGTCACTCAGTCATCAAAGGGCTCTGATTTCATCTGCAAACTATAAAGATGTGTGTGTACCCGAAATAGTTAGTGGCAATGTAGAAACCCCCAATTCCTGTAGCTTATTGGAACAAATCAAGCCTACAGAGAATTTACCATCTTATAGTGAGCTCAACTCCTGCACAACAAAATCAGCAACTGATGATTATTTTCAATGCAACACTTCGAGTGAGACTGTACTTACTGCTCCGTCAccactggggaaaaataaagagGACCATGACACGGTGACTTTAACAGAAGGAATAAAAAAACTTTCTCCCTCAGAAAGACAGTCCCAACACATAACCAGAGAACCTGGGGTACACAAAGAGGAGTCCCCTAATGGGCCAAGTAGTGGTCCAGGTGTTGCTGGCCAGAACCCTGAGGTGATCGCAAATGGGCGACTGGTTCAACACCATAACACTGAATCAAGCAGCCTggacaaaaggaaagaaatatttagCAAAGATACACTTTTTAAACCTCTACACAATACACTCTCTGTGAATAGCTATCACAAGTCCAGTGCACCCCTACTAAAACCCCATCAAAAGACACCCTCTGACACACTGCCAATCAGATGTGAGAAACTTGAACAAGCTATAGTAACCTCAGTTACACAAGTTTTACCCGTTTCACAGAGACAGCAAGAACCAGCTGGGAACCAGGAAGCCACCTTTGA encodes:
- the STOX2 gene encoding storkhead-box protein 2 isoform X3, with product MPRKAEKFLQIAPHSLAIVLSPGAEEGRPDAERQPAGAEPPRLGRHHIGYEIFADFKQENMQHFWNPRVTAAVAETFFLGWLDEQVLLIQGQEEHLGVLREGWTRRSLKPPAGFRIKCLGDVSPINMSPISQSQFIPLGEILCLAISAMNAARKQVTQEALMEHLTTCFPGVPTPSPEILRHTLNMLVRERKIYPTPDGYFIVTPQTYFITPSLIRTNSKWYHLDERIPDRSQCTSPQQGTITPSTSGCVRDRTLPKNHCDSCHCCREDMHSMHASTLQRKSTKDCKDSYCPPSLCQVPPTEKSKSTVNFSYKAETLSKPKDVEKQSKKFGLKLFRLSFKKDKAKQLANFSGQFPPEEWPLRDEDTPTTIPREVEMEIIRRINPDLTVENVMRHTALMKKLEEEKAQRSKAGSSAHHSGRSKKGRNHRKPHGKSRSHSKTRVSKGDPSDGSHLDIPGEREYEFYDPLTRSPREGCFIIEHKGDNFIMHSNPSVIESHFPMTPEWDVSGELAKRRTEMPFPEPSRGSSHSKVHRSHSHTQDRRSRNERSNKAKERSRSMDNSKGPLGSATLGTPEDVAEGCSPDDPTTSQAYMDDSTLRPSQSLSHQRALISSANYKDVCVPEIVSGNVETPNSCSLLEQIKPTENLPSYSELNSCTTKSATDDYFQCNTSSETVLTAPSPLGKNKEDHDTVTLTEGIKKLSPSERQSQHITREPGVHKEESPNGPSSGPGVAGQNPEVIANGRLVQHHNTESSSLDKRKEIFSKDTLFKPLHNTLSVNSYHKSSAPLLKPHQKTPSDTLPIRCEKLEQAIVTSVTQVLPVSQRQQEPAGNQEATFDYYNVSDDDDSEEGTNKNAEEEKNRDDVGTMQWLLEREKERDLQRKFEKNLTLLTPKETENSSSQRATHSARLDSMDSSSITVDSGFNSPR
- the STOX2 gene encoding storkhead-box protein 2 isoform X1 → MPRKAEKFLQIAPHSLAIVLSPGAEEGRPDAERQPAGAEPPRLGRHHIGYEIFADFKQENMQHFWNPRVTAAVAETFFLGWLDEQVLLIQGQEEHLGVLREGWTRRSLKPPAGFRIKCLGDVSPINMSPISQSQFIPLGEILCLAISAMNAARKQVTQEALMEHLTTCFPGVPTPSPEILRHTLNMLVRERKIYPTPDGYFIVTPQTYFITPSLIRTNSKWYHLDERIPDRSQCTSPQQGTITPSTSGCVRDRTLPKNHCDSCHCCREDMHSMHASTLQRKSTKDCKDSYCPPSLCQVPPTEKSKSTVNFSYKAETLSKPKDVEKQSKKFGLKLFRLSFKKDKAKQLANFSGQFPPEEWPLRDEDTPTTIPREVEMEIIRRINPDLTVENVMRHTALMKKLEEEKAQRSKAGSSAHHSGRSKKGRNHRKPHGKSRSHSKTRVSKGDPSDGSHLDIPGEREYEFYDPLTRSPREGCFIIEHKGDNFIMHSNPSVIESHFPMTPEWDVSGELAKRRTEMPFPEPSRGSSHSKVHRSHSHTQDRRSRNERSNKAKERSRSMDNSKGPLGSATLGTPEDVAEGCSPDDPTTSQAYMDDSTLRPSQSLSHQRALISSANYKDVCVPEIVSGNVETPNSCSLLEQIKPTENLPSYSELNSCTTKSATDDYFQCNTSSETVLTAPSPLGKNKEDHDTVTLTEGIKKLSPSERQSQHITREPGVHKEESPNGPSSGPGVAGQNPEVIANGRLVQHHNTESSSLDKRKEIFSKDTLFKPLHNTLSVNSYHKSSAPLLKPHQKTPSDTLPIRCEKLEQAIVTSVTQVLPVSQRQQEPAGNQEATFDYYNVSDDDDSEEGTNKNAEEEKNRDDVGTMQWLLEREKERDLQRKFEKNLTLLTPKETENSSSQRATHSARLDSMDSSSITVDSGFNSPRTRESLASNTSSIVESNRRQNPALSPAHGGAGPMFNFRAIADPPTSEAEKLQKPANCLQASVTSV
- the STOX2 gene encoding storkhead-box protein 2 isoform X4, with product MCDVSPINMSPISQSQFIPLGEILCLAISAMNAARKQVTQEALMEHLTTCFPGVPTPSPEILRHTLNMLVRERKIYPTPDGYFIVTPQTYFITPSLIRTNSKWYHLDERIPDRSQCTSPQQGTITPSTSGCVRDRTLPKNHCDSCHCCREDMHSMHASTLQRKSTKDCKDSYCPPSLCQVPPTEKSKSTVNFSYKAETLSKPKDVEKQSKKFGLKLFRLSFKKDKAKQLANFSGQFPPEEWPLRDEDTPTTIPREVEMEIIRRINPDLTVENVMRHTALMKKLEEEKAQRSKAGSSAHHSGRSKKGRNHRKPHGKSRSHSKTRVSKGDPSDGSHLDIPGEREYEFYDPLTRSPREGCFIIEHKGDNFIMHSNPSVIESHFPMTPEWDVSGELAKRRTEMPFPEPSRGSSHSKVHRSHSHTQDRRSRNERSNKAKERSRSMDNSKGPLGSATLGTPEDVAEGCSPDDPTTSQAYMDDSTLRPSQSLSHQRALISSANYKDVCVPEIVSGNVETPNSCSLLEQIKPTENLPSYSELNSCTTKSATDDYFQCNTSSETVLTAPSPLGKNKEDHDTVTLTEGIKKLSPSERQSQHITREPGVHKEESPNGPSSGPGVAGQNPEVIANGRLVQHHNTESSSLDKRKEIFSKDTLFKPLHNTLSVNSYHKSSAPLLKPHQKTPSDTLPIRCEKLEQAIVTSVTQVLPVSQRQQEPAGNQEATFDYYNVSDDDDSEEGTNKNAEEEKNRDDVGTMQWLLEREKERDLQRKFEKNLTLLTPKETENSSSQRATHSARLDSMDSSSITVDSGFNSPRTRESLASNTSSIVESNRRQNPALSPAHGGAGPMFNFRAIADPPTSEAEKLQKPANCLQASVTSV
- the STOX2 gene encoding storkhead-box protein 2 isoform X2; amino-acid sequence: MKKTRSTTLRRAWPSSDFSDRASDRMRSRSEKDYRLHKHFPPAFIAQASRGYMTSGDVSPINMSPISQSQFIPLGEILCLAISAMNAARKQVTQEALMEHLTTCFPGVPTPSPEILRHTLNMLVRERKIYPTPDGYFIVTPQTYFITPSLIRTNSKWYHLDERIPDRSQCTSPQQGTITPSTSGCVRDRTLPKNHCDSCHCCREDMHSMHASTLQRKSTKDCKDSYCPPSLCQVPPTEKSKSTVNFSYKAETLSKPKDVEKQSKKFGLKLFRLSFKKDKAKQLANFSGQFPPEEWPLRDEDTPTTIPREVEMEIIRRINPDLTVENVMRHTALMKKLEEEKAQRSKAGSSAHHSGRSKKGRNHRKPHGKSRSHSKTRVSKGDPSDGSHLDIPGEREYEFYDPLTRSPREGCFIIEHKGDNFIMHSNPSVIESHFPMTPEWDVSGELAKRRTEMPFPEPSRGSSHSKVHRSHSHTQDRRSRNERSNKAKERSRSMDNSKGPLGSATLGTPEDVAEGCSPDDPTTSQAYMDDSTLRPSQSLSHQRALISSANYKDVCVPEIVSGNVETPNSCSLLEQIKPTENLPSYSELNSCTTKSATDDYFQCNTSSETVLTAPSPLGKNKEDHDTVTLTEGIKKLSPSERQSQHITREPGVHKEESPNGPSSGPGVAGQNPEVIANGRLVQHHNTESSSLDKRKEIFSKDTLFKPLHNTLSVNSYHKSSAPLLKPHQKTPSDTLPIRCEKLEQAIVTSVTQVLPVSQRQQEPAGNQEATFDYYNVSDDDDSEEGTNKNAEEEKNRDDVGTMQWLLEREKERDLQRKFEKNLTLLTPKETENSSSQRATHSARLDSMDSSSITVDSGFNSPRTRESLASNTSSIVESNRRQNPALSPAHGGAGPMFNFRAIADPPTSEAEKLQKPANCLQASVTSV